The following proteins are co-located in the Alkalidesulfovibrio alkalitolerans DSM 16529 genome:
- a CDS encoding GGDEF domain-containing protein — MQRGDRPELMWGLGLAEEETQTVADVAGEKFHLRNWAADKLPGQRTVESQEPVLIWIPQHVWLGMKPTQRQFYEQWEEPQRVLVLDEDASDADVEMLMEHGFLTAVRAPLSRSRVRDVLYRATEIRTLYADIFRMTREIFLERELLSRKTDQLLFLNQILTRAAESLDAGTILANAREDMNTLFPVSAVQAALWTSTEGDDLDAHLLLSPLSKGPERDLWIEYFLENAAKLSALPVKDYQVELLPGYPEDGHLPPPQPGRTILLPLRSGFEYFGCLALTSPDKPTLAKDQIQTVRAAVNHLALALRNAMAYSLVKTRADYDGLTHIHNRSSFDDRLLEELKRHQRHRHPLSLLLLDLDHFKSINDEMGHQAGDTVLRGIGRLLPQLLRSTDFAARYGGEEFVVILPQTTEDEAWLLADRLRGEIARQTFTHRKRTFSVTASIGVASLKPGSLSKVRDLVQEADAALYHAKSGGRNMVCMASQCDEPAVRQ, encoded by the coding sequence ATGCAGCGGGGAGACAGGCCGGAACTGATGTGGGGGCTCGGCCTTGCCGAAGAAGAGACGCAAACCGTCGCGGATGTGGCGGGCGAGAAGTTTCATCTGCGCAACTGGGCGGCGGACAAACTTCCGGGCCAGCGAACGGTCGAAAGCCAGGAGCCAGTCCTGATCTGGATTCCGCAGCACGTCTGGCTGGGCATGAAGCCCACGCAGCGCCAATTCTACGAGCAGTGGGAAGAGCCGCAGCGGGTGTTGGTGCTCGACGAGGACGCATCGGACGCAGACGTGGAGATGCTCATGGAGCACGGCTTCCTCACGGCAGTGCGCGCACCGCTCAGCCGTTCCAGGGTGCGCGACGTGCTTTACAGGGCCACGGAGATCCGCACCCTGTATGCCGATATCTTCCGCATGACGCGCGAAATTTTCCTTGAGCGTGAACTCTTGTCGCGCAAGACCGACCAGCTCTTGTTCCTGAACCAGATACTGACCCGCGCGGCCGAGTCGCTGGACGCGGGCACCATCCTGGCCAACGCCCGCGAGGACATGAACACCCTCTTCCCGGTCAGCGCCGTGCAGGCCGCGCTGTGGACCTCCACCGAGGGCGACGACCTGGACGCCCATCTCCTGCTCAGTCCTCTCTCTAAGGGACCGGAGCGCGATCTGTGGATCGAATACTTCCTCGAAAACGCGGCCAAGCTCTCGGCCCTGCCGGTCAAGGACTACCAGGTGGAGCTTTTGCCCGGATATCCCGAGGACGGGCATCTGCCGCCTCCGCAGCCTGGCCGGACCATCCTTTTGCCGCTGCGCTCGGGTTTCGAGTATTTCGGCTGCCTGGCCCTGACCTCGCCCGACAAACCGACCCTGGCCAAGGACCAGATCCAGACCGTGCGCGCGGCCGTGAACCACCTCGCCCTGGCGCTGCGAAACGCCATGGCCTACAGCCTGGTCAAAACCCGCGCCGACTACGATGGCCTGACCCATATCCACAACCGGTCGAGCTTCGACGACCGGCTGCTCGAAGAACTCAAGCGCCACCAGCGTCACCGCCATCCGCTCTCGCTGCTGCTTCTGGACCTGGACCACTTCAAGTCCATCAACGACGAAATGGGACATCAGGCTGGCGACACGGTGCTGCGAGGCATCGGCCGCCTCCTGCCGCAGCTTTTGCGCTCCACGGATTTTGCGGCCCGCTACGGCGGCGAAGAGTTCGTGGTCATCCTGCCCCAGACCACGGAGGACGAAGCCTGGCTTCTGGCCGACCGCCTGCGCGGCGAGATCGCCCGCCAGACCTTCACCCACCGCAAGCGCACCTTCTCGGTCACGGCCAGCATTGGCGTGGCCTCGCTCAAGCCCGGCTCATTGTCCAAAGTGCGCGACCTGGTACAGGAAGCGGACGCGGCGCTGTATCACGCCAAGTCCGGCGGCCGGAACATGGTCTGCATGGCCTCGCAATGCGACGAGCCCGCCGTGCGCCAATAG
- a CDS encoding nickel/cobalt transporter, which produces MTRLPPAALVLVLAALVVLLLALPQSGAASPFTGTPPETQAEQPPAHNERADTARPGGSSFGAGPAPKAAQSPFTGAGQRESAASPAPPASPSGNLFGGLTRRLAPIQQEMNRTLSRLARDIREQPGGRAFWLFLALSGAYGVLHALGPGHGKTLVASYFLGRKRRGGYLQGLLVSMAASGAHVASAVILVLAASALLMPLSGSLDQTGRLFTRLGGGLLATVGLVMAARAAWALHAGKAQAAHGESLPDAAPRDLRAGIGIAVASGAAPCPIAAMVLAFSLSSGIPLAGSLAMVAMIVGMGFTTWLFAVAAIACRDSVTRLCEGPTLHRATGLLSVTGGLLLSFFGGLMLLA; this is translated from the coding sequence ATGACCCGTCTGCCGCCCGCCGCCCTCGTCCTCGTCCTTGCCGCGTTGGTCGTCCTTCTCCTTGCCCTGCCGCAATCCGGCGCGGCGTCGCCCTTCACCGGCACGCCGCCCGAGACGCAGGCCGAACAGCCGCCCGCCCATAACGAACGGGCAGACACAGCGCGGCCCGGCGGCTCGTCCTTCGGGGCCGGTCCCGCGCCGAAAGCCGCGCAAAGCCCCTTCACCGGGGCCGGGCAGCGCGAAAGCGCCGCCTCGCCCGCTCCTCCGGCTTCGCCGAGCGGGAACCTCTTCGGCGGACTGACCAGACGACTGGCGCCCATCCAGCAGGAGATGAACCGCACCCTCTCGCGGCTGGCCCGCGATATCCGCGAGCAGCCGGGCGGCCGGGCCTTCTGGCTGTTTCTCGCCCTGAGCGGGGCCTACGGCGTTTTGCACGCGCTCGGTCCCGGCCACGGCAAGACACTGGTGGCCTCCTATTTCCTCGGCCGCAAGCGACGCGGCGGCTACCTGCAAGGACTCCTCGTCAGCATGGCCGCATCGGGCGCGCATGTGGCCTCGGCCGTGATCCTGGTCTTGGCCGCCTCTGCCCTGCTCATGCCTCTTTCTGGCTCGCTGGACCAGACGGGCCGCCTGTTCACGCGGCTTGGCGGCGGTCTGCTGGCCACAGTCGGGCTTGTCATGGCCGCGCGCGCCGCGTGGGCGCTTCACGCGGGCAAGGCTCAGGCGGCCCATGGCGAAAGTCTTCCCGACGCCGCACCGCGCGACCTGCGCGCAGGCATCGGCATCGCCGTGGCCTCGGGCGCGGCGCCCTGCCCGATAGCGGCCATGGTCCTGGCCTTTTCGCTCTCCTCCGGCATCCCGCTGGCGGGCTCCTTGGCCATGGTCGCCATGATCGTGGGCATGGGCTTCACGACCTGGCTCTTCGCCGTAGCCGCCATCGCCTGCCGCGACAGCGTGACGCGCCTGTGCGAGGGCCCCACCCTGCACCGGGCCACGGGGCTTCTCTCCGTGACCGGCGGGTTGCTTCTCTCTTTCTTCGGCGGCCTCATGCTCCTGGCCTGA
- a CDS encoding glycosyltransferase family 4 protein — MGRKVANAAFMRTLLRADPFDAYHFFPPGERMAQALAADLTREAPELMASGRVRIMPRLELPARLADTAYHCFHLSDCMLSQPHLARLRRLHAPRPMPVTGGIHSLSRADYMAAFLPHLWPGATGREAIVCTSRAGRAAVAAFFESLREAYGLDAVRFPGPRLETIGLGVDASAIAPPGPAARKAAREAAGIPTDAVAALVLGRLEHHSKMDLLPLLRAFQLAFAGRLARGSAHLILAGWGSEDDEILPVVRSLAANIGLGLTVRLRPSEADKAALLAAADYFLSPSDNVQETFGLTLLEAGAAGLPVLASDYDGYRDIVVHEETGLLVPTVGPAATTALDALARLLPDNQAHLLLAQQTAVDVALLAEGITRLCTDEALRCRLGVAARTRVEGRFTWEAVVAAHLEMWERLWAEPVKAADQLCLTPHPLHLPYARVFAAHPAQSGLSGLRLTRSRAGEAVYRGQEHPLFYAGVSHLVDAGRLRALLVLARAPLDGEELAQRLARALPGCDAEAASFIVLWALKHGYLERA; from the coding sequence ATGGGCCGCAAGGTCGCCAACGCGGCGTTCATGCGGACCTTGCTGCGGGCCGACCCTTTCGATGCCTACCACTTCTTTCCGCCAGGCGAGCGCATGGCTCAGGCGCTCGCCGCTGATCTGACCCGCGAGGCCCCGGAGCTCATGGCCTCGGGCCGGGTGCGGATCATGCCGCGCCTGGAGTTGCCCGCGCGGCTGGCCGACACCGCCTACCACTGTTTCCACCTCTCGGACTGCATGCTCAGCCAGCCGCATCTGGCCCGGCTGCGCCGCCTGCACGCGCCGCGCCCCATGCCCGTGACAGGCGGCATCCATTCCCTGTCGCGGGCCGACTACATGGCCGCCTTCCTGCCGCATCTGTGGCCCGGCGCGACCGGCCGTGAGGCCATCGTCTGCACTTCGCGCGCGGGCCGTGCGGCCGTGGCGGCCTTTTTCGAGAGCCTGCGCGAGGCTTACGGCCTCGATGCGGTCCGCTTTCCCGGGCCGCGCCTGGAGACGATAGGGCTCGGCGTGGACGCCTCGGCCATCGCGCCGCCGGGTCCCGCCGCCAGGAAGGCGGCGCGTGAGGCGGCCGGAATTCCCACGGACGCGGTCGCCGCCCTGGTGCTCGGGCGGCTCGAACATCATTCCAAGATGGACCTTCTGCCGCTGCTGCGGGCCTTTCAGCTGGCCTTCGCAGGGCGGCTCGCGCGCGGCTCGGCGCATCTGATCCTGGCCGGATGGGGAAGCGAGGACGACGAGATATTGCCCGTGGTCCGCTCCCTGGCGGCCAACATCGGCCTGGGCCTCACGGTCCGGCTGCGCCCTTCCGAGGCGGACAAGGCCGCGCTTCTCGCTGCGGCCGACTATTTCCTGAGCCCGTCGGACAATGTGCAGGAGACCTTCGGGTTGACGCTTCTCGAAGCCGGGGCGGCCGGGTTGCCGGTACTGGCCTCGGACTACGACGGCTACCGCGACATAGTGGTCCACGAGGAGACCGGCCTGCTCGTGCCGACCGTGGGCCCGGCCGCGACCACGGCCCTGGACGCCTTGGCCCGGCTTTTGCCCGACAACCAGGCGCACCTTCTCCTGGCGCAGCAAACGGCCGTGGACGTGGCGCTGCTGGCCGAGGGCATCACCCGGCTGTGCACGGACGAGGCGCTTCGGTGCAGGCTGGGTGTGGCCGCGCGCACGCGCGTGGAGGGCCGCTTCACCTGGGAGGCCGTGGTCGCGGCGCATTTGGAGATGTGGGAGCGTCTGTGGGCCGAACCGGTCAAGGCCGCCGACCAGCTTTGCCTGACGCCACATCCGCTGCACCTGCCGTATGCGCGCGTCTTTGCCGCACATCCCGCGCAATCGGGGCTTTCGGGCCTTCGCCTTACGCGTTCGCGCGCGGGCGAGGCCGTCTACCGGGGCCAGGAGCATCCGTTGTTCTATGCGGGCGTCTCGCACCTCGTGGACGCCGGGCGGCTTCGGGCGCTGCTGGTGCTGGCCCGCGCGCCGCTCGACGGCGAGGAGCTTGCCCAGAGGCTTGCGCGGGCCTTGCCCGGATGCGATGCCGAGGCGGCCTCCTTCATCGTGCTCTGGGCGCTCAAGCACGGCTATCTGGAGCGGGCGTGA
- a CDS encoding queuosine precursor transporter, which produces MSNELLWLGFAVLDLSMVLVIFRYFGRVGLFAMIAFNLIICNLQVLKTVEMFGLTMTLGNIVYGSVFLATDLLSEHYGKEEARRGVLIGFVFLVLGTLYMQIALLFTPAPDDWAQPHLAAIFDFLPRVALGSLLAYGVSQLHDVWAFHYWKKKTGGRHLWLRNNASTVVSQLLDSTIFCFVAFAGVFPWEVFWQILVTTYLVKLVVAAFDTPFMYLSRRIRPADA; this is translated from the coding sequence ATGTCGAACGAACTGCTTTGGCTCGGCTTCGCCGTGCTCGATCTGTCCATGGTCCTGGTGATCTTCCGCTATTTCGGCCGCGTCGGCCTCTTTGCGATGATCGCCTTCAACCTCATCATCTGCAACCTCCAGGTCCTGAAGACCGTCGAAATGTTCGGGCTGACCATGACGCTCGGCAACATCGTCTACGGCTCGGTCTTCCTGGCCACGGACCTCCTTTCGGAGCACTACGGCAAGGAGGAAGCGCGGCGCGGCGTCCTGATCGGCTTCGTCTTCCTGGTGCTGGGCACGCTCTACATGCAAATAGCCCTGCTCTTCACCCCTGCCCCGGACGACTGGGCGCAGCCCCACCTGGCCGCGATCTTCGACTTTTTGCCGCGCGTGGCCCTGGGCAGCCTGCTGGCCTACGGCGTTTCGCAACTGCACGACGTATGGGCCTTCCACTACTGGAAAAAGAAGACCGGCGGTCGCCACCTGTGGCTGCGCAACAACGCCTCCACGGTCGTAAGCCAGCTTCTCGACTCCACGATCTTCTGCTTCGTGGCCTTCGCCGGGGTCTTTCCCTGGGAGGTGTTCTGGCAGATCCTCGTGACGACGTATCTGGTCAAGCTCGTGGTCGCGGCCTTCGACACCCCGTTCATGTATCTCTCGCGCAGGATACGACCGGCCGACGCCTGA
- a CDS encoding glycosyltransferase yields the protein MSIRPVTQHSLLEQRGGAARVADLLCQGLGGHGFSCERTFELAESEEGRARLVRSPWPERLAAQAAAGAVIHVHAARDWPGLLGLLARLGAPTILTLHDCRLFTGGCPYPLDCPALPEGCPDPCPRGFADSAALRRAIASALAALDPLLVAPSRWMKEQAARHLPGHAVRVVPNGVPWAANQTDLPTRAAARAAFGLPERAVVVLLAAHGAQAAHYKGGQSWQALWEALSAGMPDLVCVMAGGEALEREGNLLRLPYLPPERLTLLMRACDLMLYPTLADNHPLIVLEAMSQALPTLAHAVGGLPEQMADGRTGFLAKPGDPDGFVRRAARLLAAPGQLRRVGEEAWRQGARRFSLTRMAADHATLYERLCAGRSSSARGTGSTRTA from the coding sequence GTGAGCATTCGCCCCGTGACGCAGCACAGTCTGCTCGAACAGCGCGGCGGCGCGGCCCGCGTGGCCGACCTGTTGTGTCAGGGGCTTGGCGGACACGGCTTTTCCTGCGAACGGACCTTCGAACTCGCCGAGAGCGAAGAGGGCCGCGCACGCCTCGTCCGTTCCCCTTGGCCCGAACGGCTCGCCGCGCAGGCCGCCGCCGGGGCCGTGATCCATGTCCACGCCGCGCGCGACTGGCCCGGCCTGCTCGGGCTCCTTGCCCGGCTCGGCGCGCCGACTATCCTCACCCTGCACGACTGCCGCCTGTTCACGGGCGGCTGCCCCTATCCCCTGGACTGTCCGGCCCTGCCCGAGGGCTGCCCCGATCCCTGCCCGCGCGGCTTTGCGGACTCCGCCGCGCTGCGCCGGGCCATCGCTTCGGCCCTGGCGGCTCTCGACCCGCTGCTCGTCGCGCCTTCGCGCTGGATGAAGGAGCAGGCCGCGCGCCATCTGCCCGGCCATGCCGTGCGGGTCGTGCCCAACGGCGTGCCCTGGGCGGCGAACCAGACCGATTTGCCCACGCGGGCGGCGGCCAGGGCGGCCTTCGGGTTGCCCGAACGGGCCGTGGTGGTCCTGCTCGCGGCCCACGGCGCACAGGCCGCGCACTACAAGGGCGGCCAGTCCTGGCAGGCATTGTGGGAGGCGCTTTCGGCCGGGATGCCGGACCTTGTGTGCGTCATGGCCGGGGGCGAGGCGCTGGAGCGCGAGGGAAACCTGTTGCGCCTGCCCTATCTGCCGCCCGAGCGCCTGACGCTGCTCATGCGCGCCTGCGACCTGATGCTTTATCCCACTCTGGCCGACAACCATCCGCTCATTGTCCTTGAAGCCATGTCACAAGCGCTGCCGACGTTGGCCCATGCCGTGGGCGGGTTGCCCGAGCAGATGGCGGACGGCCGCACGGGGTTTCTCGCCAAGCCCGGCGATCCGGACGGCTTCGTCAGGCGGGCGGCAAGGCTTCTGGCCGCGCCCGGTCAGCTTCGCCGCGTCGGCGAGGAGGCCTGGCGGCAGGGCGCGCGGCGCTTCTCCCTGACGCGCATGGCTGCGGACCACGCCACACTCTACGAACGTCTTTGCGCGGGCAGATCATCGAGCGCGAGAGGCACGGGGAGCACGCGAACGGCCTGA
- a CDS encoding Nif3-like dinuclear metal center hexameric protein, protein MKARELIDIIERHAPLAGQEDWDAGGVQVAGTRDDITRLAVTLDPDPRSLNAALSWGADFCLSHHPLTLTPRLPAVRDAYHEVLRLLLTSEAWLYAAHTSLDVVTSGPVSWLADDLKLSNVAPLMPRPADPKTGIGFVGDLPAPLAAPDFLARLKAAVGRDFCTLCGPDPETVRRVAVCPGSGSSLIATAREAGADIFVTGDVTYHKAAEASVLTVDVGHFRLEEEMMRRLTERLARDLAQADVAVKFFPGRDPMRACRPLGTAKG, encoded by the coding sequence ATGAAGGCGCGGGAGCTCATCGATATCATAGAACGGCATGCGCCGCTCGCGGGCCAGGAGGACTGGGACGCAGGCGGGGTCCAGGTGGCCGGAACGCGAGACGACATAACCCGCCTGGCCGTGACCCTCGACCCCGACCCCCGATCCCTGAACGCCGCCCTGTCCTGGGGCGCGGACTTCTGCCTCAGCCACCACCCCCTGACCCTGACACCCAGGCTCCCCGCCGTCCGCGACGCCTATCACGAGGTGCTGCGCCTGCTTTTGACCTCCGAAGCCTGGCTCTACGCCGCCCACACAAGCCTCGACGTCGTGACTTCGGGTCCCGTGAGCTGGCTCGCCGACGACCTAAAGCTTTCGAACGTCGCGCCGCTTATGCCGCGTCCGGCCGATCCCAAGACCGGTATCGGCTTCGTGGGCGATCTGCCCGCGCCGCTCGCCGCGCCCGATTTCCTGGCCCGGCTCAAGGCCGCCGTGGGCCGCGACTTCTGCACCCTGTGCGGACCCGATCCCGAAACCGTCCGCCGCGTGGCGGTCTGCCCCGGCTCCGGCTCGTCGCTGATCGCGACCGCCAGGGAGGCGGGTGCGGACATCTTCGTCACCGGCGACGTGACCTATCACAAAGCGGCCGAAGCCTCGGTCCTGACCGTGGACGTCGGCCATTTCCGTCTCGAAGAGGAGATGATGCGCCGCCTCACCGAAAGGCTGGCGCGCGACCTCGCCCAGGCGGACGTCGCCGTGAAGTTTTTCCCCGGCCGTGATCCCATGCGGGCCTGCCGCCCCCTGGGCACGGCCAAAGGATAG
- a CDS encoding NAD(P)/FAD-dependent oxidoreductase, protein MSQNTLAESVELCIIGAGPAGLSAAIYAGRAGIATKLFGRTPKFAADYEIDNYYGFPETILGRDLHERGLAQAARFGVPAIEEQVLGLHMAEKGFEVVTAKSKVLACAVILATGVARNRPKIAGLSEFEGKGVSYCVTCDGFFFKNKPVVALGEGNYAASQALELLNYTPHVTLCLHGKKSAIDEDFAARLNKAGVVVVEQAVERLEGENGLDRLVFKDGSTLDAHGLFVAMGEASGADFAQSLGLQTSGAYIEVDREQATNIPGIFAAGDCTGGFLQISTAVGEGALAARAAIAYVKKHCR, encoded by the coding sequence ATGAGCCAGAACACCCTTGCCGAAAGCGTCGAGCTGTGCATCATAGGCGCGGGACCGGCCGGGTTGTCCGCGGCCATCTATGCGGGCCGGGCGGGCATCGCCACGAAACTCTTCGGCCGCACGCCCAAGTTCGCGGCCGACTACGAAATCGACAACTACTACGGCTTCCCCGAAACCATCCTGGGCCGCGACCTGCACGAGCGCGGCCTGGCCCAGGCCGCGCGCTTCGGCGTCCCGGCCATAGAGGAGCAGGTGCTCGGCCTGCACATGGCCGAAAAAGGCTTCGAAGTGGTCACGGCCAAGAGCAAAGTTCTGGCCTGCGCAGTGATCCTGGCCACGGGCGTGGCCCGTAACAGGCCGAAAATCGCGGGCCTGAGCGAATTCGAGGGCAAGGGTGTGTCCTATTGCGTGACCTGTGACGGCTTCTTCTTCAAAAACAAGCCGGTGGTCGCCCTGGGCGAGGGCAACTACGCCGCGAGCCAAGCCCTCGAACTTCTGAACTACACGCCGCACGTCACACTGTGTCTACACGGCAAGAAATCGGCCATCGACGAAGATTTCGCCGCCCGGCTCAACAAGGCCGGAGTGGTCGTGGTCGAGCAGGCCGTGGAGCGCCTGGAAGGCGAAAACGGCCTGGACCGCCTCGTCTTCAAGGACGGCTCGACCCTGGACGCGCACGGGCTATTCGTGGCCATGGGCGAGGCCTCGGGCGCGGACTTCGCCCAGTCGCTCGGCCTTCAGACCTCGGGCGCCTATATCGAAGTCGATCGGGAGCAGGCCACGAACATCCCCGGCATCTTCGCCGCAGGCGACTGCACGGGCGGCTTTTTGCAGATCAGCACGGCCGTGGGAGAAGGCGCCCTGGCCGCGCGAGCGGCCATCGCCTACGTCAAAAAGCATTGCCGCTGA
- the ispD gene encoding 2-C-methyl-D-erythritol 4-phosphate cytidylyltransferase: MSLWAVILAAGSGSRLASAGLSVRKQFLMHDGAPLFWRSLRTLSRLPELAGLVVVFPPEIFDESRALLRDLLAREPVGLPCLTAPGGARRQDSVASGLFALPGQASAVLVHDSARPFLTPDLAARLSDALARGSKAVIPGIALADTIKCVDADGRVTATPERANLRAVQTPQAFDLALLRAAHARAADEGWDVTDDAMLVERLGEPVLIIEGEPGNVKITNPEDLRLLGPKEEEVPAPVTGFGYDVHKFGPGRPFVLGTVPIPGAPEVVAHSDGDVLLHALMDAILGCLGEGDIGRLFPDTDAAFDNASSAILLDEVMELSRRKGFRVLHADVTVIAQVPKVGPHRERIREAVARLLGLSPERVNIKATTEEGLGFTGQKQGIKCVAVVTALPPGQGPRTNG, encoded by the coding sequence ATGTCGCTTTGGGCTGTGATCCTCGCCGCTGGCAGCGGCAGCCGCCTGGCCTCGGCCGGGCTTTCGGTACGCAAGCAGTTCCTGATGCACGACGGCGCGCCGCTGTTCTGGCGCTCGCTACGCACCCTCTCCCGCCTGCCCGAGCTGGCCGGTCTGGTGGTGGTCTTTCCACCCGAAATATTCGACGAATCGCGCGCGCTCTTGCGCGACCTCCTGGCCCGCGAGCCCGTGGGGCTGCCCTGCCTGACCGCTCCCGGCGGCGCGCGACGGCAAGATTCCGTGGCCTCGGGCCTTTTTGCCCTGCCGGGCCAGGCCTCGGCCGTGCTCGTGCACGACAGCGCCCGGCCGTTCCTCACGCCCGATCTGGCCGCGCGCCTCTCCGACGCCCTGGCCCGGGGAAGCAAGGCCGTGATCCCCGGCATCGCGCTCGCCGACACCATCAAGTGCGTGGACGCGGACGGCCGGGTGACGGCCACGCCCGAGCGCGCGAATCTTCGCGCCGTGCAGACGCCGCAGGCCTTCGACCTCGCGCTCCTGCGCGCGGCCCACGCCCGCGCCGCGGACGAGGGCTGGGACGTGACCGACGACGCCATGCTCGTGGAGCGGCTCGGCGAGCCCGTGCTGATCATCGAGGGCGAACCCGGCAACGTCAAGATCACCAATCCCGAGGATCTGCGCCTGCTCGGCCCGAAGGAGGAAGAGGTGCCCGCGCCTGTGACCGGATTCGGCTACGACGTCCACAAATTCGGCCCCGGCCGCCCCTTCGTGCTCGGCACCGTGCCCATCCCCGGCGCGCCCGAGGTGGTGGCCCACTCCGACGGCGACGTGCTTTTGCACGCGCTCATGGACGCCATCCTCGGCTGCCTGGGCGAAGGCGACATCGGCCGCCTCTTTCCGGACACGGACGCGGCCTTTGACAACGCCTCCTCGGCCATCCTGCTGGACGAGGTCATGGAACTTTCCCGGCGCAAGGGTTTTCGCGTCCTGCACGCCGACGTCACGGTCATCGCCCAGGTTCCCAAGGTGGGGCCGCACCGCGAACGCATCCGCGAGGCCGTGGCCAGGCTGCTCGGGCTTTCGCCCGAGCGCGTGAACATCAAGGCCACCACCGAGGAAGGGCTCGGCTTCACCGGACAAAAGCAGGGCATCAAGTGCGTGGCCGTGGTCACGGCCCTGCCGCCGGGCCAGGGCCCACGGACGAACGGATAG
- a CDS encoding DUF1007 family protein — MRRTLKEGLRWPLAVPARMILALLACLVLASAAVPRPATAHPHVFVDCEASLIFNDAGLAVLRQTWHFDEFFSAMILGDLGLSPKNSLDETAQRRVRTHAFDNLKNFGYFTYIYLDGKELPTPDPTRFSARVEHGQLVYEFDMPLSAAASGSPRSLTFAVYDESFYTFMDFPPREIGFDGAHDAFAISWDAREQTDKRYYFGQITPVVVDVTFTRNRP, encoded by the coding sequence ATGCGACGGACCCTCAAGGAAGGCCTCAGGTGGCCCCTCGCCGTGCCCGCGCGCATGATCCTCGCGCTCCTCGCCTGTCTCGTCCTTGCGAGCGCGGCCGTGCCACGTCCGGCAACGGCCCACCCCCACGTCTTCGTCGATTGCGAGGCGAGCCTGATTTTCAATGATGCCGGCCTCGCCGTCCTGCGCCAGACCTGGCACTTCGACGAATTCTTCTCGGCCATGATCCTCGGCGATCTGGGGCTATCCCCGAAAAACAGCCTGGACGAGACGGCGCAGCGCCGCGTCCGCACCCACGCCTTCGACAACCTGAAGAACTTTGGATACTTTACGTATATTTACCTGGACGGGAAGGAATTACCGACGCCCGATCCCACGCGCTTTTCCGCCCGCGTGGAACACGGGCAGCTCGTCTACGAGTTCGACATGCCCCTGTCCGCCGCCGCGTCCGGCTCGCCGCGCAGCCTGACCTTCGCGGTCTACGACGAGTCCTTCTATACCTTCATGGATTTCCCGCCGCGCGAGATCGGGTTCGACGGCGCGCACGACGCCTTCGCCATCTCCTGGGACGCGCGGGAACAGACGGACAAACGTTACTATTTCGGCCAGATAACGCCCGTCGTGGTGGACGTGACCTTTACCCGGAACCGGCCATGA
- a CDS encoding zinc ribbon domain-containing protein, which yields MYQKQIEQLVILQHLDQEILVLEKELEQAPKELAELEGRHQEGLDQQNQVIEKIDFLNAQKKRLAAEIEEDGLKIKKSKNKLMMASNTREYHAMMREMDNMEKLNRLREEEHTTLTEELSRQEEILVELKAGGADLAAELEAKRESLDKRLEKARQTLAELNKNRLAAGKIIPPPIQARYEFIRSRLRTPVIVAVTGGICTGCNISIPPQTYNELQRGKQIHSCPNCQRIIYWEQHLPEAAAEQAERAKKPESKAAKTKEEAAEAVTEGAEA from the coding sequence ATGTACCAAAAGCAGATCGAACAACTCGTCATTCTCCAACACCTGGACCAGGAGATCCTCGTCCTCGAAAAGGAGTTGGAGCAGGCCCCCAAGGAACTCGCCGAACTGGAGGGCCGCCACCAGGAAGGTCTGGATCAACAAAACCAGGTGATCGAGAAGATCGACTTCCTCAACGCCCAGAAGAAGCGTCTCGCGGCCGAGATCGAAGAAGACGGCCTGAAGATCAAGAAGAGCAAGAACAAGCTCATGATGGCCTCCAACACGCGCGAATACCACGCCATGATGCGCGAGATGGACAACATGGAAAAGCTCAACCGTCTGCGCGAGGAAGAGCACACGACCCTGACCGAGGAGCTCTCCCGCCAGGAGGAGATCCTCGTGGAACTCAAGGCAGGCGGGGCCGACTTGGCCGCCGAACTCGAGGCCAAACGCGAAAGCCTGGACAAGCGGCTGGAAAAGGCCCGCCAAACCCTGGCCGAATTGAACAAGAACCGTCTGGCCGCGGGCAAGATCATTCCGCCGCCCATCCAGGCGCGCTACGAATTCATCCGCTCCCGCCTGCGCACCCCGGTCATCGTGGCCGTCACCGGCGGCATCTGCACCGGCTGCAACATCTCCATCCCGCCCCAGACCTACAACGAACTGCAGCGCGGCAAGCAGATCCACTCCTGCCCCAACTGTCAGCGCATCATCTACTGGGAGCAGCATCTGCCCGAGGCGGCCGCCGAGCAGGCTGAACGCGCCAAGAAGCCGGAGAGCAAGGCCGCCAAGACCAAGGAAGAAGCCGCCGAAGCCGTGACCGAGGGAGCCGAAGCTTAG